The genomic segment TATAGATCTCAAGGGGTAAATATTGCGGATAAACATATTGAGGTAATTACATCTCAAATGTTAAGACAAATTTCAATTATCGATGGTGGAGATACAAAATTCATCATGGGAGATATGATTTCTAAAAAGAGATTTAAAATTGAAAATGAAAAAATAATAAGAATGGGTGGGAAACCAGCTATTGCAGAACCTGTACTTTTAGGAATTACAAGAGCTGCAGTTACATCTGATAGTATTATTTCAGCTGCATCATTCCAAGAGACTACAAAAGTATTAACAGAAGCAGCAATTAGTGCAAAAATGGATATGCTTGAGGATTTAAAAGAGAATGTTGTAATAGGAAGAACAATTCCTGTTGGAACAGGGCTTTATAAAGACCAAAAAATTATCTTTTCTGAAGAGAAATAAATAGGGCTTTGCCCTATTTATGTAAATGGAAATAGTTCACTTTTTTTTTATCTTTATTGCTATTGAACTTTTTGAGTCAAATTGGCAAAAATCTTCTACTCTTTATGGAATGCTAGAAAATAATTTTTTAGTATACAAGAAAAATATCTTTCTTTATTTTATTTTACATATATCATTTTTTTATTCAATTTATATATCTATCTCTTCAAATAATTTTGGTTTCTGGATGAGTTCAATTTTAGCTTTAAAATTTTTTGATATTATTTTTAAACTTTCTATTATGAAAAAACTTTCTGATGGTATAAATATAAATGAAATAATACCTTTTGACGCAAATATCACTCCAATTCTTAGATATTTAAATGTACTAATTTATCCACTACTTTTTATTTTTGCTACTACTTTATAAATTTTGTGATAAAATTAATAAAAATTTAAAGGGATAAAAATGCAATTTTTAATAATAGCTTATGACTACGATGATGCTTTTGATAGAAGAATGGAATCAAGAGATCAGCATTTAATTAATGTAAAAAAAATGATGGAAAGTGGGAATATTGTATCTGCTGGAGCTTTAATTGAAGATGATAAAATGGTTGGTTCATCTTTATTTGTCGATTTTGATACTGATGAAGAACTTGATTTATGGCTTGAAGATGAACCTTATGTTACAAATAAAGTTTGGAATATGGATGAAATACAGATAGTTCCTGTAAAACTACTTCCAAAAAACTAAAAACTAATTCAAACAAGCCCTTTTTATAGGGCTTGTTTCTACTTCTTAATCTCACATTACATCATATTAAATCATAATAAATTAGACTAATTCAAGTTTTTTTCAGGTAATATTTCAGGTATTATAAGAATTATTAAAAGATGAGTACCTTAAAAATGCCAAAAATATCAAAACCTCTTAGTGATACAGAGATTAAAAATGCCAAATATACAACTGATGAAGAATTTGAAGTACTAAAAAAGAAATTAGAAGAATCAAATTCAAATGAAAAAGCAATAAAGAAAAATAAGTTAGCAGATGGAAAAGGTTTGTATCTTATTATTAAAGCTAATAGCTCTAAAGTATGGAGATTTGATTTTAGATATGGAAATAAAAATCTTAGTATGTCTTTTGGTGTTTATCCAGAAGTAACTTTAAAAGAAGCTCGAGAAAAGAGAGAAGAAGCTAGACAGTTATTAGCTAATAATATTAATCCAATTTCAGCTAAACGAATTAAAAAAGCTTCTGAATCTTTGACTTTACAAAATGTAGTTGATGAATGGATAGAGTTAAGAAAAAAAAGTTCAAGTGAAGCAACAATAATCCAAAATAGAAGAATGTTAAATAATATTACAAATTGGTTAGGTAATATTGCAATCAAAGATATTAAAAGAGTTGATACTATAAATATTTTAGAAAAAATACAAAATAAAGGTGTTATAGAAACTGCTCATAGACTTTTATCGTTAATGAATAAAATATATATGTTTGCTGTTACTAAAGAGTATATAGAGCATAATATAATTGCTGATATTGATAAAAAATCTGTATTAATTCCAAGTAATAAAAATATTCACCATCCAGCAATAACATCTCCAAATGAAATACAAGAACTACTTAAAGACATTAATTCTATAGGAGAAAAATATAAATGTGATATTAGTGTTATGTTTATATTTAAAATAATTCCTTATGTTTTTGTAAGAAGCGAGAATATAAGGCTTATGAGATGGAATGAGGTAGATTTAGAAAAAGGAATTTGGGAAATACCTAAAGAAAAGATGAAAACTCATATTGATTTTGTTTGTCCTTTATCAAGACAAGCAGTAGATATTATAAAACAAATAGAACCATATTCTAGACATAGAAGTGAATTTGTATTTCCATCACCTTTTAAATCTGATAGAGGAATTTCTGGAGCTACATTATCAGATACATTAAATAAATTAGGTTATCAAAATAAGCATACCTTTCATGGATTTAGAAGTATGTTCTCAACAATAGCTTATGAATATTATAAAGAACATGGACTTCATAGTGATATTATAGAATCTTGTTTGGCACATAAAGAAAAAAATAAAGTGAAAGCAGCTTATAATAGAGAATCAAAATATAAATATTTTGAAGAAAAAAAAGAGTTAATGCAATGGTGGGCTGATTGGTTAGATAAATTAGTAAAATAAATAGATTAAGTTCCCTATAAAGGAACAAAGGATAGTATTCCAAATGAACATAATAAGTAAAAGAACATTAATACAATTTTATGAAAAACATACACAAGCTAAAACTGCTTTAGAAGTTTGGCATCAAGATGCAAAAAAAGCAGAGTGGAAAACTCCTGATGATATTAAAAAAATTTATTCTAGTGCCTCTTTTTTAGAAGACAATAGAGTTGTTTTTAATATCAAAGGCAATGATTATAGGCTTATAGTTCATATTGATTATTTAAGAAAAATAGTAAGAGTTAAGTTTATTGGTACTCATGCAGAATATAACAAAATAAATGCAAAGGAAATCTAAAATGCAATTAAAAATTTTAAAAACTGAAAAAGATTATGATAAAGCTCTAAATAGGATTGATGAGTTAATGGAACTAAATCCAAAAATAGGAACTCCACAAAGTGATGAACTTGAAATATTAGCTTTATTGGTTGAAAAATATGAAGAGATAAACTGGACTATTGAAACTCCAGACCCAATAGAAGCTATAAAATATAGAATGGAAGAGATGAATTTAAAACAAAAAGATTTAATA from the Aliarcobacter cryaerophilus ATCC 43158 genome contains:
- a CDS encoding YciI family protein yields the protein MQFLIIAYDYDDAFDRRMESRDQHLINVKKMMESGNIVSAGALIEDDKMVGSSLFVDFDTDEELDLWLEDEPYVTNKVWNMDEIQIVPVKLLPKN
- a CDS encoding tyrosine-type recombinase/integrase, translating into MSTLKMPKISKPLSDTEIKNAKYTTDEEFEVLKKKLEESNSNEKAIKKNKLADGKGLYLIIKANSSKVWRFDFRYGNKNLSMSFGVYPEVTLKEAREKREEARQLLANNINPISAKRIKKASESLTLQNVVDEWIELRKKSSSEATIIQNRRMLNNITNWLGNIAIKDIKRVDTINILEKIQNKGVIETAHRLLSLMNKIYMFAVTKEYIEHNIIADIDKKSVLIPSNKNIHHPAITSPNEIQELLKDINSIGEKYKCDISVMFIFKIIPYVFVRSENIRLMRWNEVDLEKGIWEIPKEKMKTHIDFVCPLSRQAVDIIKQIEPYSRHRSEFVFPSPFKSDRGISGATLSDTLNKLGYQNKHTFHGFRSMFSTIAYEYYKEHGLHSDIIESCLAHKEKNKVKAAYNRESKYKYFEEKKELMQWWADWLDKLVK
- a CDS encoding type II toxin-antitoxin system HigB family toxin; its protein translation is MNIISKRTLIQFYEKHTQAKTALEVWHQDAKKAEWKTPDDIKKIYSSASFLEDNRVVFNIKGNDYRLIVHIDYLRKIVRVKFIGTHAEYNKINAKEI
- a CDS encoding helix-turn-helix domain-containing protein, yielding MQLKILKTEKDYDKALNRIDELMELNPKIGTPQSDELEILALLVEKYEEINWTIETPDPIEAIKYRMEEMNLKQKDLIPYIGNKSKVSELLNRKISLSLTMVRNLSQALHISVETLVKIV